A window of Marinobacter sp. es.042 genomic DNA:
AAGCTACCTGAAGGATCGCATCAAGGTGATGCTTGGAGGTCGCTGCTCGGAAAAGCTGATCTACGGAGAAGTCAGTACCGGCGCCCAGAACGACCTCAAGGAGGCAACCGCGCTGATACGCAAGATGATCGGCCAGTGGGGCATGAGCGAAAAGATCGGCCCGCTGGGCCTGAACATCGGCGAGGAACATGTTTTCCTGGGCCGGGAGATGGGCATGCCGAGGGAGTTCAGCGAAAAGATGGCTGAGATGATTGACGAGGAAATCCAGTCCCAGCTCCTGGCCCTCGAGAAGGCAACCCTCGACTTCCTGACCGAGCACCGCAACCAGCTGGAGGCACTGGCCAAAGCCGTGCTGAAACAGGAAACCCTGTCCGCCGAGGACGTCGAGGAAATTCTGCGCAAGGAGGATTCACGGAAAATTGCCTGATACTCAAGTCATGGCCTAGATCACCAGGTCGTGACTGAACAGCGTAATACAGAACCCAAGGACCGCTCCCAGAGGCGGGCCCCAATGCCGGTCAAGCCTCGACTGAGGAGCGATGTCCTGGAAAATCAGGTACAGAATACCCCCGGAAGCCATCAGCATCAGTGAGCCCAGTAACACGGGGCGCTCAGACAAGAAAAAATAGCCAAACAGGCCGGCCACCGGACCTGTGATCACCAGGCTACTCATAAAGACCAGCGTCTTTCGGGAACTGTGGCCTTTCAGGTAAAGCAACTCCCGATAGGCGTTGAACCCTTCCGGCAAGTTCTGCAAGGCAATGAGTAACGCCATGAGCAGTGCAATCTCGGTGTTCACCACGGCGAGCCCGCCCAGCGCGGCAGCTTCCGGAATAAAATCCAGCATCACACCCAGGAGCTGCGGAGATTCACGGCGTTTCAAGCCGAGAACCCGCTCTATCAGGAAGAATATGAGCCCGCCCGCAAGAATAGCCGGAATCGCAAGAAGGGATCCCCCCATGCTGGATCGGCCTTCCGGAATAAAAACCACAGCGACCGCGCCAAGCAGGATGCCGCCACCGAGCGCGATCACGAAATGGCGGAACTCCTGCTCCAGCCAATTGGGTCGGATCCGTTCAAAGCTGGCGAGCAGTCCGCCCAATGGAATGCAGGCGCCGGCAAGGACGGTCAGTCCAACAATGGAGAGAACATCTATGAACATCAGCTAATCAATACCTATGGAGCAACCGATGAGATTCAGGGCGTGACCGTAACGGGAAGATTCAGGGCCACCAGCAACCGCTCTGCGCCGGGCTCCTGGAGCAGTGTGCATTCCCGGCTTAGCACCAGCTCTACCGCCCTTTCCTGTCGCAGAATTCCGGCCACAACAGCCGGATCCGTTGATGGCAGAGACCTTACACGAAGCTCCGATTCCTGAATACCCAGGTCCCGGGCGACGCCTTTAAGGTCGTCGGCGGAGACCGTCGAGTCAGCGCCCAGCAGCAGTGTCACGGGCCGATGCCAATGACGAACCACCTCAGCGGTTGCCTGGACAGCACGGCCGTTGGCGCCATCGTGGTCATTGAGAAACACCACAACCCTGCCCAAAGGTTCGGCCCGACCTTCACACCAGAGCAAGACCCTTCCCCGGGAACGACGAACCAGCCCTTTTGCCGTCGAGCCCAAGCGCACACCGGGCTCGGAGGACCACCCAACGCGGCCCAGCACCAGAAGATCCTGAGGGCCGGCGAGCGCCAGTACCTCATCAATCACATGGCCCCGGGCGACACTCAGGGATTGCCTGCAACCGTATGACACTACGGCACCGGCAAGAGCGCGGCGGGCCTCGCTCGCCAACCTCTGCATGCGCTGTTCAACGTCGCCAGCAGCCAGGGGGCGACTGATACCGGATGAACCGCCCACTTCGCGGGCAAAACCATAGCCGGCGCTTCGCAGCTGGTTCAGCTCCTCAACAAACACACCCAGCACATCGGCACCCGTATTCGCGGCAATCCCGACCGCAGCCTGCAAGGCGGCGTAACTCATCCTGGAACCATCGAGAAGCACCAGTACACGACCGGTTGTGGTGCCGGGGTCAGCCTGGTTTGCTGGCCTATCAGTCACGATCCTTGCCTCCGCTGTTGTTCTCTTCTCCGTTTTCGTCCCGTTTCTTGCTGGCCTCCGCGAACTTCTCCAGGCGTTCGGCAACCCGGCGATTGAAGCTGTTCTCAGGGAACTCGCCATTACTGTCCGGTTCTCCGGCCTCAAGACCGGTTAGCAGCTCAATTGCCTCATTGATGCCTGAAATCGGATAGATCCGGAACCGGTCCTCAGCGATCGCCTGCCTAACATCGGCTCTCAGCATGAGGTGCTCAACATTGCTTGCGGGCAGCAAAACACCCTGCCCGCGAACGTCGCCGGCTTCCTTGCAGACATCGAAAAAGCCCTCGATCTTCTCATTCACACCGCCTACGGCCTGAACTTCACCATGCTGGTTCATCGACCCCGTTACCGCGAATGACTGCTTGATTGGCACCCGGGAAATGGCTGAAAGCAGCACGCAGGTTTCTGCCACCGACGCGGAATCGCCCTCAACACCACCGTAGGATTGCTCGAAGGCGAGACTCGCCGATAGGGAAAGTTCGCCGTCGCCAGCGTACCGGCTCGCCAGGAAGCGGGAAAGAATCATCACGGCCTTGCTGTGAATGGGGCCGCCGAGTTTGGCCTCCCGCTCGATATCCACCACCTGCCCTTTACCGGGACGGGCCGTGGCGGTAATCCGGGTAGGCTGCCCGAACATCGACGCCCCAAGCCGGAGTACCGAAAGGCCATTTACCTGAGCCACCTCCTCGCCAGTGGTGGCTATCATCACCACACCCCGGCTGATTTGCTCACGGCTTCGTTCCCGGACCCGGCTGGCCCGGTATTCCCGTTCATCAATGGCCTGCTGGAGATGGCTGGCTTCAACCGTATCGGCCCCGGCCTGTCCCGCCCAGTGGTCTGCCTCGCTCAGAATG
This region includes:
- a CDS encoding ZIP family metal transporter; its protein translation is MFIDVLSIVGLTVLAGACIPLGGLLASFERIRPNWLEQEFRHFVIALGGGILLGAVAVVFIPEGRSSMGGSLLAIPAILAGGLIFFLIERVLGLKRRESPQLLGVMLDFIPEAAALGGLAVVNTEIALLMALLIALQNLPEGFNAYRELLYLKGHSSRKTLVFMSSLVITGPVAGLFGYFFLSERPVLLGSLMLMASGGILYLIFQDIAPQSRLDRHWGPPLGAVLGFCITLFSHDLVI
- a CDS encoding universal stress protein yields the protein MTDRPANQADPGTTTGRVLVLLDGSRMSYAALQAAVGIAANTGADVLGVFVEELNQLRSAGYGFAREVGGSSGISRPLAAGDVEQRMQRLASEARRALAGAVVSYGCRQSLSVARGHVIDEVLALAGPQDLLVLGRVGWSSEPGVRLGSTAKGLVRRSRGRVLLWCEGRAEPLGRVVVFLNDHDGANGRAVQATAEVVRHWHRPVTLLLGADSTVSADDLKGVARDLGIQESELRVRSLPSTDPAVVAGILRQERAVELVLSRECTLLQEPGAERLLVALNLPVTVTP